A single window of Parabacteroides sp. FAFU027 DNA harbors:
- a CDS encoding flavodoxin family protein, producing MKVVAINGSPRKEGNTFHALNIVGEELKKAGIDFEIIHVGNKNIRGCMACGKCAQTKDEKCSMAGDTVNEAIQQMKVADGIVISSPVYFAGIAGTMKSFLDRAFMVAGVNGGLFRQKVGASVVALRRTGGSSTFDQLNHYLTYCEMIHANSNYWTIVHGRGPGEMAQDEEGVQIMEVLGRNMAWMLKMREQTKETVLAPAPVAKVMTNFIR from the coding sequence ATGAAAGTAGTAGCAATCAACGGTAGTCCCCGCAAAGAGGGAAACACCTTCCACGCCCTGAATATTGTAGGCGAAGAACTGAAAAAAGCGGGCATTGACTTTGAAATTATCCATGTTGGTAACAAGAACATCAGAGGCTGTATGGCTTGCGGCAAATGCGCACAAACGAAAGACGAGAAATGCAGTATGGCCGGTGATACGGTCAATGAAGCAATACAGCAGATGAAAGTGGCTGACGGCATCGTCATCTCCTCTCCGGTATATTTTGCGGGAATTGCCGGTACGATGAAAAGCTTTCTCGATCGGGCTTTTATGGTGGCAGGAGTGAATGGCGGTCTTTTCCGTCAGAAGGTGGGGGCATCGGTCGTGGCCCTTCGTCGCACAGGTGGTTCGTCTACGTTCGACCAACTAAACCATTATCTGACCTATTGTGAGATGATTCATGCTAATTCCAACTACTGGACGATCGTGCATGGCAGAGGTCCGGGCGAGATGGCGCAAGATGAAGAGGGCGTTCAAATCATGGAGGTGTTGGGCCGCAACATGGCGTGGATGCTGAAGATGCGCGAGCAAACCAAAGAAACCGTTCTGGCTCCTGCTCCAGTGGCAAAAGTGATGACCAACTTTATCCGCTGA
- a CDS encoding tetratricopeptide repeat protein: MIRKYVRLIIASLILIGAVLLFFKGFIFIGILVVLVSVFVTLSHFRNENIILAFYFIKKNNIPSAMNAVSRIKHPEYLIKSQEAYYYLLNGMLESQQHNISKAEKSFKKALSVGLRMDSDQAVAKLNLAGIYLAQRNKKLAQHYLQDAKKLDKQKMLKAQIREVEEMMKRV; this comes from the coding sequence ATGATAAGAAAATACGTTCGTCTGATTATTGCATCACTCATACTGATCGGGGCTGTGCTTTTATTTTTTAAAGGCTTTATCTTCATCGGTATCTTAGTCGTTTTGGTCTCTGTATTTGTAACATTGTCACACTTCAGAAACGAAAATATCATCCTCGCTTTCTATTTTATTAAAAAGAATAATATTCCTTCGGCAATGAATGCCGTATCACGCATCAAGCATCCGGAATACCTGATTAAGAGCCAGGAGGCATACTACTACCTCTTGAACGGTATGCTCGAAAGCCAGCAGCACAACATTTCCAAAGCAGAAAAAAGCTTCAAAAAAGCACTTTCGGTAGGATTGCGTATGGACAGCGACCAGGCGGTGGCGAAACTGAATCTGGCAGGTATCTACCTGGCCCAGCGCAACAAGAAACTGGCTCAGCACTATCTTCAGGATGCGAAGAAGCTTGACAAACAGAAGATGCTGAAGGCCCAGATTCGCGAAGTGGAAGAAATGATGAAACGCGTTTAA
- a CDS encoding branched-chain amino acid aminotransferase — translation MENINWSELSFGYMTTDCNVRCSYKDGAWGDLEFTSSEYIPMHMAATCLHYGQEAFEGLKAFRGKDGKIRVFRIEENAKRMQHTSEGILMAKFPIDKFREAVIEAVKRNERFVPPYESGASLYIRPLLIGTSAQVGVKPATEYMFLIFVTPVGPYFKEGFKPTPVVILRQYDRAAPLGTGKYKVGGNYAASLSAGEKAHEMGYSMVLYLDARYKKYVDECGPANFFGIKDNTYITPQSESILPSITNDSLQQIAKSMGMKVEQRPIPEEELATFEEAGACGTAAVISPILRIDDIDENKSYVFSKDGEAGPTCLKLYNKLRAIQYGDEPDTFGFVTVIE, via the coding sequence ATGGAAAATATAAATTGGTCAGAGTTGTCTTTTGGCTATATGACAACGGACTGTAATGTTCGTTGCAGCTATAAAGACGGGGCCTGGGGAGACCTGGAGTTTACCTCTTCAGAATACATCCCCATGCACATGGCGGCCACATGTTTACATTACGGACAAGAGGCTTTCGAGGGATTGAAGGCTTTCCGTGGAAAAGACGGTAAAATCCGTGTTTTCCGTATAGAAGAGAACGCCAAACGTATGCAGCATACCAGCGAAGGTATCCTGATGGCAAAGTTTCCAATCGATAAATTCCGTGAGGCAGTGATTGAGGCGGTCAAAAGAAACGAGCGTTTCGTACCGCCTTACGAAAGTGGTGCCTCTTTATATATTCGTCCGTTGTTGATTGGTACCAGCGCCCAGGTAGGTGTGAAACCGGCTACGGAATACATGTTCCTGATTTTTGTTACTCCTGTTGGTCCTTACTTTAAGGAAGGATTTAAACCGACACCTGTAGTGATCCTGCGCCAATATGACCGTGCAGCTCCGCTGGGTACAGGTAAATACAAAGTGGGCGGTAACTATGCGGCAAGTCTTTCTGCTGGTGAAAAAGCGCATGAGATGGGTTATTCGATGGTACTTTACCTCGATGCCCGTTATAAGAAATATGTGGATGAATGTGGTCCTGCAAACTTCTTCGGAATCAAAGATAACACCTATATCACTCCGCAATCAGAATCTATTCTGCCTTCCATTACCAACGACAGTCTTCAGCAGATTGCCAAATCAATGGGCATGAAAGTGGAACAGCGTCCGATTCCGGAAGAGGAGTTGGCTACATTCGAAGAGGCCGGTGCTTGTGGTACTGCGGCTGTTATCAGCCCAATCCTGCGCATTGATGACATCGATGAGAACAAGTCGTATGTCTTCTCTAAAGATGGAGAGGCGGGCCCAACCTGTCTGAAACTTTACAACAAGTTACGTGCAATCCAGTATGGTGATGAGCCGGATACATTCGGATTTGTAACTGTAATCGAATAA